In a single window of the Candidatus Zixiibacteriota bacterium genome:
- a CDS encoding nitroreductase — ISTTCVTSTTPTIASRSFGRKSADGNTIMSGILFLKTDNLDKLTQFYTERIGCSIWLKQPDCTLFQHGNLIFGFCRRGQIDSQGMLTFFFDQQEDVDRIYDELNDIATDKPAFNDKYGIYQFFAKDPEGRMLEFQWFADFATRFKSGSDLLLTRRSVRKYKPDIVADDTLEQLFELCRYAPTSRNSQSYYFRIIRQKELLQKLSEVRGKSSSSIANAPMAVAICSDPVLSKRHVQDGCIAAYHFALSAWWLGLGTCWIAAMDREDVKDMLDIQQKDYVATVTPLGYPEKPFKEAPERKPAGYFLR; from the coding sequence AATATCGACAACCTGCGTTACATCAACGACGCCGACGATCGCCTCGAGAAGCTTCGGCAGAAAATCAGCTGACGGCAATACAATCATGAGCGGGATACTATTTTTAAAAACAGATAACCTCGACAAATTAACGCAGTTCTATACTGAAAGAATTGGATGTTCAATCTGGCTCAAGCAACCTGACTGCACCCTTTTTCAGCACGGCAACTTGATCTTCGGTTTCTGCCGGCGCGGGCAGATCGACAGCCAGGGCATGCTGACCTTCTTTTTTGACCAGCAGGAAGATGTGGATCGAATCTATGACGAACTAAACGACATTGCCACCGATAAGCCGGCCTTCAACGACAAGTATGGAATCTACCAGTTTTTCGCGAAGGATCCCGAGGGACGGATGCTCGAATTCCAATGGTTTGCTGATTTTGCAACCCGCTTTAAAAGCGGTTCCGATTTGCTTCTGACACGCCGCAGTGTGCGAAAATACAAACCGGACATTGTGGCCGATGATACCCTCGAGCAGTTATTCGAGCTGTGCCGTTACGCTCCCACCTCACGCAACAGTCAATCTTACTATTTCAGAATAATTCGTCAAAAAGAACTGCTCCAGAAACTATCCGAAGTCCGCGGTAAGAGCAGTTCATCTATTGCCAACGCCCCAATGGCAGTGGCGATCTGTTCTGACCCCGTCCTGTCCAAACGACATGTCCAAGACGGCTGTATCGCCGCCTATCACTTTGCGCTTTCGGCCTGGTGGCTGGGACTGGGAACCTGCTGGATTGCCGCCATGGATCGCGAGGATGTCAAGGATATGCTGGACATACAGCAGAAGGATTACGTGGCCACGGTTACCCCGCTGGGATACCCGGAGAAACCGTTCAAAGAAGCTCCCGAACGGAAACCGGCCGGTTATTTTTTGCGCTGA